One window of the Sulfurospirillum tamanense genome contains the following:
- a CDS encoding J domain-containing protein: MRLRLTKNATVVELPERSVWLHEISQKLRATFEKTFWANNCLINLPIKGDDSKRRLFLLELYRTCSKNAQKHDSRFLKRLLESAHKPIKIQITKSLSPTKRVRVAFRVDTRGLWIHLPQDETFMFWHLTHKLKHVELTHDFFKKQILLPFPSKTLQHEIENFLANPSLFGYTLDFDVHAPALARFFEGCTDTHDSELHAHYQLLNLPHTAKPDELRHRYLELAKAHHPDLAANNHDAKSRTRKFQQIQEAYHAIKTQKRCSA, encoded by the coding sequence GTGAGGCTTCGCTTAACAAAAAATGCAACCGTTGTCGAACTTCCAGAACGGTCTGTTTGGCTGCATGAAATTTCTCAAAAACTGCGGGCCACCTTTGAAAAAACCTTTTGGGCCAATAACTGCTTAATCAACCTTCCCATTAAAGGTGATGACTCTAAGCGTCGGCTTTTCCTGCTAGAACTCTACCGAACCTGTTCTAAAAATGCCCAAAAACACGATAGCCGATTCTTGAAGCGCTTGCTCGAATCTGCTCATAAACCCATCAAAATACAAATCACCAAAAGCCTCTCGCCCACCAAGCGCGTCAGAGTTGCTTTTCGGGTTGATACACGTGGTTTATGGATTCATTTGCCCCAAGATGAAACCTTCATGTTTTGGCATTTGACGCACAAGCTCAAACACGTTGAACTAACGCATGATTTTTTCAAGAAACAGATTTTACTCCCCTTTCCTTCAAAAACATTGCAACATGAAATAGAAAATTTTCTAGCAAATCCCTCTCTTTTTGGATACACCTTGGATTTTGACGTTCACGCTCCTGCGCTTGCGCGTTTTTTTGAAGGGTGCACCGATACTCATGATAGCGAACTTCATGCCCACTATCAGCTTCTAAACCTCCCCCACACAGCCAAACCCGATGAGCTTCGCCACCGCTATTTAGAGTTAGCCAAAGCCCACCATCCTGATTTGGCCGCTAACAATCACGACGCCAAAAGTCGCACACGCAAATTTCAACAAATTCAAGAAGCCTACCATGCCATCAAAACCCAAAAGAGATGTTCTGCCTAA
- a CDS encoding PAS domain-containing sensor histidine kinase — protein MPRKRYSLGDIENLLTYLPLAFIGFFALLAFLLSMVVLSAQEEHEIGLLAQRQNLRIDFERQKALEDFIAHIQQEITQHFRTKELELISHVDTLQGVIEGLKRPESMLGITELLPFLTRLESQHGVRFAVLDQETLLPNYGLEEIRTLQELIFNNLTNPRSTQLTIQYILSQGKKSTMTWKNQPEQTIWLSHFQAIPFNAWHVGAFSSVNSLASLTQEALQRAIHSHQGVYKFWVYDYEKELFFDATHPWVPTAKVKGVVGLAEAKALFEGKHWQTQKQHPFLYDFNRFRLAIGVHTPAPFMPDTQEIVQRFNNERFVWGVLIVAVAAVMLGASLMFSGFIKDIFAAYNRRFERRNTQLQALKERFELAIIASNDGLWDTNFQTGKTFFSPTWLRMLGYTREDVRSYAQWQDLIHPEDKERVLKAMQEHMEGQREHFVGEYRLRTKVGRYRWVLARGKLFKDKEGRAERLLMMTMAIVERKRMEKAIEDTHKLTEGGHIVLLRWRNDEAFSLTFASKSLKRFGYTQDDLLQGVLTYRDIIHPEDQEMVRHSVHEAITTGKRSVSLTYRILTKAHESRWVFSHAIFLRDDFGKVTDLYGYIYDITAIKASEQELSRRVAEEVHKNREKEKLLIQQSKLAAMGEMLGAIAHQWRQPLNHISLLLHFVRDLFVAGKLDEASMRKYADEAKAQVAYMSQTIDDFRNFYQPSKDKTRFCVKEALLGAVEIVKHQFIHYEIALHVKGEACEIVGYENEFKQVVLNILTNAKDALLLKRANGPFEARITLTCKALSKGVRVTLCNNGEAIEEGIMERIFEPYFTTKFETQGTGIGLYMSKTIIEENMKGKLEAANTKEGVCFTVTLPVV, from the coding sequence ATGCCGCGCAAACGCTACAGCCTTGGAGACATTGAAAACTTACTCACTTACCTACCTTTAGCATTTATTGGGTTTTTTGCCCTTTTGGCTTTTTTACTTTCCATGGTCGTGCTTTCTGCCCAAGAAGAGCATGAGATAGGCCTGCTCGCCCAACGGCAAAACCTTCGCATCGATTTTGAACGCCAAAAAGCACTAGAGGATTTTATCGCACATATTCAACAAGAGATTACCCAACATTTTCGCACCAAAGAGCTAGAACTCATCTCTCATGTGGACACCTTACAAGGGGTCATCGAAGGACTCAAGCGCCCCGAATCCATGCTGGGCATCACTGAGTTGCTTCCTTTTTTAACGCGCCTTGAATCCCAACACGGTGTGCGCTTTGCCGTGCTTGATCAAGAGACCCTCCTGCCCAACTACGGCCTCGAAGAAATCCGCACCCTCCAAGAGCTCATTTTTAACAACCTCACCAACCCTCGCTCCACCCAACTTACCATCCAGTACATTCTTTCCCAAGGGAAGAAAAGCACCATGACATGGAAAAACCAGCCCGAACAGACTATTTGGCTGAGCCATTTTCAAGCCATCCCTTTTAACGCGTGGCACGTAGGGGCATTTTCTTCGGTCAATAGCCTAGCCTCTTTAACGCAAGAAGCGCTACAGCGGGCCATTCACTCTCATCAGGGAGTGTACAAGTTCTGGGTGTATGATTACGAAAAAGAACTTTTTTTTGATGCCACACACCCATGGGTACCAACTGCCAAAGTAAAAGGTGTGGTAGGTTTGGCCGAAGCCAAAGCACTGTTTGAAGGCAAACATTGGCAAACCCAAAAACAACACCCGTTTTTATACGATTTCAACCGTTTCCGCCTTGCCATTGGAGTACATACTCCTGCTCCTTTTATGCCAGACACCCAAGAGATTGTTCAGCGGTTTAACAATGAACGCTTCGTCTGGGGGGTGCTCATCGTTGCTGTTGCGGCAGTCATGCTTGGGGCGTCGCTCATGTTTAGTGGATTCATCAAAGATATTTTTGCGGCCTACAACCGCCGTTTTGAGCGGCGCAATACCCAACTTCAAGCCCTCAAAGAACGCTTTGAGCTTGCCATTATTGCCTCCAATGATGGGCTGTGGGACACCAATTTTCAAACGGGGAAAACCTTCTTTTCTCCCACGTGGCTACGGATGCTTGGGTACACGCGTGAAGACGTGCGCTCCTACGCACAATGGCAAGATCTCATCCATCCGGAAGACAAAGAGCGTGTCCTAAAAGCCATGCAAGAGCACATGGAAGGCCAAAGAGAACACTTCGTGGGCGAATACCGCTTGCGCACCAAAGTTGGCCGTTACCGTTGGGTGCTGGCACGGGGGAAACTCTTTAAAGACAAAGAAGGGCGCGCCGAACGCTTGCTCATGATGACCATGGCCATCGTGGAGCGCAAACGCATGGAAAAAGCCATCGAAGACACCCACAAACTCACCGAAGGCGGTCACATTGTGCTGCTGCGCTGGCGCAACGATGAGGCCTTTAGCCTCACCTTCGCCTCCAAAAGCCTCAAACGCTTTGGCTATACCCAAGATGACCTGCTCCAAGGGGTGCTTACCTACCGTGACATCATTCACCCCGAAGACCAAGAGATGGTGCGCCACAGTGTACATGAAGCCATCACTACGGGCAAGCGCTCTGTTTCACTCACTTACCGCATCCTTACCAAAGCCCACGAGTCCCGCTGGGTCTTTTCCCATGCCATTTTTTTGCGGGATGATTTTGGCAAAGTGACCGACTTGTACGGTTACATTTACGACATCACCGCCATCAAAGCAAGCGAACAAGAACTCTCCCGCAGGGTCGCCGAAGAAGTCCACAAAAACCGTGAAAAAGAGAAGCTGCTCATCCAGCAAAGCAAGCTTGCCGCCATGGGTGAAATGCTCGGCGCCATCGCGCACCAGTGGCGCCAACCCCTCAACCACATCTCACTGCTCTTGCATTTTGTACGCGACTTGTTTGTCGCGGGCAAGCTTGATGAAGCCTCCATGCGCAAATACGCCGATGAGGCCAAAGCGCAAGTGGCGTACATGTCCCAAACCATCGACGATTTTAGAAACTTCTACCAACCCTCCAAAGACAAAACTCGCTTTTGCGTCAAAGAGGCACTGTTGGGAGCAGTGGAGATTGTAAAACACCAATTTATACACTACGAAATAGCTTTACATGTAAAGGGCGAAGCGTGCGAGATTGTGGGGTACGAAAACGAGTTTAAACAAGTAGTGCTCAACATCCTCACCAACGCCAAAGACGCCCTTTTGCTCAAACGCGCCAACGGCCCTTTTGAGGCGCGCATCACCCTTACATGTAAAGCCCTCTCCAAAGGGGTACGCGTGACCCTGTGCAACAACGGCGAAGCCATCGAAGAGGGTATTATGGAGCGGATTTTTGAGCCCTATTTTACTACCAAGTTTGAAACCCAAGGCACCGGTATTGGGCTATACATGAGCAAAACCATCATCGAAGAAAACATGAAAGGAAAGCTAGAAGCGGCCAACACCAAAGAGGGAGTCTGTTTTACCGTCACGTTGCCCGTGGTGTAA
- a CDS encoding gamma-glutamyl-gamma-aminobutyrate hydrolase family protein: MGGKPCIGVTAPAKGGFGSWLFTRLVLAMYGAKAVKITTKQPVDVQAYQGFVIAGGADIDPRLYGKELKEEWDTMARFSLKAWLLLPLVLVVRVFSSDTNSRNVDKDRDALELEIIAHAFKHRVPLLGICRGMQLMNIYRKGTLHQEIKDFYVESPHLTTLLPRKTIYIDANSALYGILGHERYRVNSLHHQSIDRLGEGLRKVAWEANGIVQAIEAPEHPLFIGLQWHPEYLLQFAPQRAFFFRLVALAKHVTPRAT; this comes from the coding sequence ATGGGTGGCAAGCCTTGCATCGGCGTAACCGCTCCTGCTAAGGGCGGGTTTGGGTCTTGGCTTTTTACACGCCTTGTGTTGGCGATGTACGGTGCAAAAGCAGTGAAAATCACTACCAAGCAACCGGTGGATGTGCAGGCGTATCAAGGCTTTGTCATTGCAGGCGGTGCGGACATAGACCCAAGGCTTTACGGCAAAGAACTAAAAGAGGAATGGGACACTATGGCGCGTTTTTCTTTAAAAGCTTGGCTGTTGCTTCCGCTGGTACTGGTAGTGCGGGTGTTTTCTTCCGATACAAATTCCCGAAACGTGGATAAGGACAGAGATGCTCTGGAATTAGAGATTATCGCCCATGCCTTTAAGCACCGTGTTCCCCTTTTGGGTATTTGCCGCGGGATGCAGTTGATGAACATTTACCGCAAAGGAACACTCCACCAAGAGATTAAGGATTTTTACGTGGAATCACCCCATCTTACCACCTTGCTTCCGCGCAAAACCATTTACATTGATGCTAACTCAGCACTCTATGGGATTTTGGGCCACGAACGCTACCGTGTTAACTCATTGCACCACCAATCCATCGACCGTTTGGGAGAAGGACTGCGTAAGGTTGCGTGGGAAGCCAATGGGATTGTGCAGGCCATTGAAGCGCCTGAGCATCCTCTTTTTATTGGGTTGCAGTGGCATCCTGAATACTTGTTGCAGTTTGCTCCACAGCGGGCTTTTTTCTTTCGCTTGGTCGCTCTGGCTAAACACGTTACACCACGGGCAACGTGA
- a CDS encoding amidoligase family protein — MAFTPLACPLTHEGKPRRAGFELEFAGLNPEDAAHIVANVYGGTVEKQSRFSFTCKGTVGVFDVVLDAQVLTTLKHRKLLKEVGIDLEKIDQEEVVERAIEKGASMFVPCEITTPPLVEKAFGTLEELAKALVKRGAKGTTHTLHYAFGLHINLEVPDVEVKTLLAYLRAFFVLEPYLQEISHIDLARRLSKFIDPFPEVYVQKVLHPSYAPASVGVLMRDYFAYNPTRNRSLDMTPLFGTIDKALTQHSLQEPELLKPRPALHYRLPNCSLGEQGWSIAVEWNRFMLVEALAHDAESLQALLAKFQEIESAYVFGKKNKYKEEVKKWVASLASA; from the coding sequence ATGGCATTTACCCCTTTGGCTTGCCCTTTGACCCACGAGGGAAAGCCTCGAAGAGCTGGATTTGAGTTAGAATTTGCGGGGCTCAATCCCGAAGATGCAGCGCATATTGTTGCTAATGTGTACGGTGGCACAGTAGAAAAACAGAGCCGATTTTCTTTTACATGTAAAGGCACAGTAGGAGTATTTGATGTGGTGTTGGACGCCCAAGTGCTAACAACTTTGAAGCACCGAAAATTATTGAAAGAGGTTGGCATTGATTTGGAAAAAATAGACCAAGAGGAGGTGGTCGAGCGTGCGATTGAAAAGGGTGCGAGCATGTTTGTTCCGTGTGAAATCACCACACCGCCTTTGGTGGAAAAAGCATTTGGTACACTGGAAGAGCTGGCTAAAGCGCTAGTAAAAAGGGGCGCTAAAGGCACCACACACACGCTACATTACGCTTTTGGTTTGCACATTAATCTTGAAGTACCTGATGTGGAGGTCAAGACGCTTTTGGCGTATTTGCGCGCCTTTTTTGTGTTGGAGCCTTATTTGCAAGAAATCTCCCACATTGACCTTGCGCGACGATTGAGTAAATTTATTGACCCTTTTCCTGAGGTGTACGTGCAAAAAGTCTTGCACCCCTCTTACGCGCCTGCTTCTGTTGGCGTGTTGATGCGCGATTATTTTGCCTACAATCCCACCCGTAATCGTAGCTTAGATATGACTCCGCTGTTTGGGACGATTGATAAAGCGCTGACACAGCACTCCCTCCAAGAGCCCGAGCTTCTTAAGCCTCGACCTGCCTTGCATTACCGCTTGCCTAATTGTTCTTTGGGGGAGCAAGGGTGGAGCATTGCTGTTGAGTGGAACCGTTTTATGCTCGTGGAGGCATTGGCGCATGATGCGGAAAGTCTTCAGGCGCTGTTAGCAAAATTTCAAGAGATTGAATCCGCGTATGTGTTTGGTAAGAAAAACAAATACAAAGAGGAGGTTAAAAAATGGGTGGCAAGCCTTGCATCGGCGTAA
- a CDS encoding response regulator transcription factor, whose translation MELKTRVMLVEDEATAREILGFYLGTLFDEVLVAKDGKEGLETFLSHQPIDLILTDIRMPHMNGLEMIEAIKKHQEDQKFIVVSAHKEEELLLRSINLRVIGYFVKPLNIDTVMEILQKAKAEVLREKEKLLQNPARITLNATYVYDTNGGLLYHTDGTLIPLSKKELLLLQALLQHKGKILPVSTCKTLLWGDEEVSDATFRTLMKRLRDKISADDFILSRKGQGYIIA comes from the coding sequence ATGGAGTTAAAAACACGGGTAATGTTAGTTGAAGACGAGGCTACGGCGCGGGAAATTTTAGGATTTTACCTTGGGACATTGTTTGATGAAGTATTGGTGGCAAAAGATGGCAAAGAGGGGCTAGAAACGTTTCTTTCTCATCAACCCATTGACCTTATCCTTACCGATATTCGCATGCCGCACATGAACGGACTTGAGATGATTGAGGCCATCAAAAAACACCAAGAAGACCAAAAATTCATCGTTGTTTCAGCCCACAAGGAAGAGGAATTACTGTTGCGTTCTATCAACTTACGCGTCATTGGGTATTTTGTCAAGCCACTCAACATCGATACGGTCATGGAAATCCTCCAAAAAGCCAAAGCCGAAGTGCTGCGCGAAAAAGAGAAACTTCTTCAAAATCCTGCGCGTATCACACTCAATGCTACGTATGTCTACGATACCAACGGCGGACTGTTGTACCACACCGATGGCACCCTCATTCCCCTTTCCAAAAAAGAACTTTTACTCCTTCAAGCGCTCTTGCAACACAAGGGAAAAATCCTCCCCGTAAGCACGTGCAAAACCCTACTTTGGGGTGATGAAGAGGTTTCTGATGCCACCTTTCGCACCCTCATGAAACGCCTACGCGACAAAATTAGCGCCGATGATTTTATCTTATCGCGCAAAGGGCAAGGGTACATAATCGCGTGA
- a CDS encoding TAXI family TRAP transporter solute-binding subunit, translating to MISGTWFKRLLATSAAAAVLSSGALAEQKYIIATASTGGTFYPVGVGIATIASLKLAKDHKMTFSAISSAGSGENIDMMDKGEVNFSIIQGLFGSMAWQGKATYEGRAKKNLRSVTMLWQNVEHFTVTSDIAKTGNIMDLKNLYGQPFSISERNSGSRVSGEVIMDGLGIDYTKMNIQYLGYTPSATAMQDRKIKGMNTPAGDPVSAVTNTFASMGGDKIRVLDFTAEDVEKANSAYPVWVPYTIKAGTYPGQKQDINTIAQPNLLVVTEDTPEEVVYLLTKTIYENLPFLNSVHQATKSMALEKAIGGLPAPLHKGALRYYQEQGLTIPERLILN from the coding sequence ATGATTTCAGGCACATGGTTCAAACGCCTCTTGGCAACTTCGGCTGCTGCTGCAGTACTCTCTTCAGGCGCTCTTGCTGAGCAGAAATACATCATTGCCACGGCAAGCACAGGCGGAACATTCTATCCTGTCGGCGTTGGTATCGCAACCATCGCAAGCTTGAAACTTGCCAAAGACCACAAGATGACCTTCTCAGCCATCAGTAGCGCAGGCAGTGGCGAAAACATCGACATGATGGACAAAGGCGAAGTGAATTTCTCCATCATTCAAGGCCTCTTTGGCTCCATGGCATGGCAAGGCAAGGCCACTTATGAGGGACGTGCTAAGAAAAACCTGCGTTCCGTGACCATGCTGTGGCAAAACGTAGAACACTTCACCGTCACCAGTGACATTGCCAAAACCGGCAACATCATGGACCTAAAAAACCTTTATGGACAACCTTTTTCCATTAGTGAGCGCAACTCTGGAAGTCGTGTTTCTGGGGAAGTTATCATGGATGGCCTTGGCATCGACTACACCAAAATGAACATCCAATACCTTGGCTACACCCCTAGTGCTACTGCTATGCAAGACCGCAAAATTAAAGGCATGAACACCCCTGCGGGTGACCCTGTTTCTGCCGTCACCAACACCTTTGCCTCTATGGGCGGAGACAAAATTCGTGTCCTTGATTTTACTGCCGAAGATGTAGAAAAAGCCAACAGCGCTTACCCTGTCTGGGTGCCTTACACCATCAAAGCAGGCACCTATCCGGGTCAAAAACAAGACATCAACACCATCGCGCAACCAAACTTGCTAGTAGTGACCGAAGATACTCCTGAAGAGGTGGTTTATTTGCTCACCAAGACTATTTACGAAAACTTGCCCTTCTTGAATTCTGTGCACCAGGCGACCAAATCCATGGCTCTTGAAAAAGCCATCGGTGGCTTGCCAGCACCTCTTCATAAAGGCGCATTGCGTTACTACCAAGAACAAGGCCTCACCATTCCTGAGCGACTTATTCTGAACTAA
- a CDS encoding TRAP transporter permease, which yields MGISADKLKPFILYYGVGISIFHFWINIWGGMSDLWFNAAHFSLLASLGYLTFRASSYSSSKTVPFYDFILALLTLSVAGYMMGFEESLYAVSNAQMRPSDVYMTGLAIFLALEMVRRATGLIIPALMLVCIGYILWFGKHVAGVFAFGGMSVERFFYRMFYTGEGLFGSIATISSTYVFMFILFAAFLLKSGAGDFIVDVSRAFTSRFRGGAGHVAVFSSALMGTISGSAVANTVSTGSITIPMMKKNGFKPIFAAGVETAASTGGQIMPPIMGAGAFIMAQMTNIPFATIVAVSVLPAILYFASIAVYIHIHAKENNLEVETEEIDIWPVLREGFHFIIPLATLVGLLVYGFTPTYAAGISIIAIIASSYLTKYKRMGIKEILEALSLGSQNMVITGVLLVSVGIIVGVINISGIGIIFSQLIMEWSGGKLIIAMILVALASLVLGMGLPVTASYVVLAVLSAPALVGLMLSPELAMLLNAGLEVPEATMYFLSAHLIIFWLSQDSNLTPPVCLAAFAAAGIAGTSPMRTGVMSWKLGKGLYIVPLLFAFTPLITGTWAERVEIFAFSLGGLAAFAIAVEGFWDVKTTWLERLVFAATAVLLFTQDSLYGMSSLTPWIENVHILGVGLFVGIMALHKLRARKVVYARNHQS from the coding sequence ATGGGCATTTCTGCCGATAAACTCAAACCTTTTATTCTTTATTATGGCGTTGGTATCTCTATTTTTCACTTTTGGATTAATATCTGGGGGGGCATGAGCGACCTTTGGTTTAACGCCGCCCACTTTTCCCTGTTGGCGTCTTTGGGGTACTTAACCTTCCGAGCCTCTAGCTATTCATCCAGTAAAACCGTTCCCTTTTATGACTTCATTTTAGCCTTGCTCACATTAAGTGTGGCGGGGTACATGATGGGGTTTGAAGAGAGCCTTTACGCTGTCTCTAATGCACAAATGCGCCCCTCAGATGTCTACATGACAGGCCTTGCCATTTTCCTTGCCCTTGAGATGGTTAGACGCGCGACAGGGCTCATCATCCCCGCACTCATGCTCGTTTGCATTGGCTATATTTTGTGGTTTGGCAAGCATGTTGCTGGGGTATTTGCCTTTGGCGGCATGAGTGTGGAGCGCTTTTTTTACCGCATGTTTTACACAGGTGAAGGGCTTTTTGGCTCCATCGCGACCATCTCTTCCACCTATGTATTTATGTTCATCCTCTTTGCGGCGTTTTTACTCAAAAGCGGTGCGGGGGATTTCATCGTCGATGTGAGCCGTGCATTTACATCGCGTTTTCGCGGGGGTGCGGGGCATGTGGCGGTGTTTTCCTCGGCACTCATGGGCACCATTTCAGGTTCTGCCGTGGCCAACACCGTTTCCACGGGCTCCATCACCATCCCGATGATGAAAAAAAATGGTTTCAAGCCCATCTTTGCCGCGGGCGTTGAAACAGCGGCAAGCACAGGCGGCCAAATCATGCCCCCGATCATGGGAGCAGGAGCGTTTATCATGGCGCAAATGACCAACATCCCTTTTGCGACCATCGTAGCGGTGTCGGTCTTACCCGCCATTTTATACTTTGCCTCCATTGCTGTGTATATTCACATCCATGCCAAAGAAAACAACCTTGAAGTGGAAACGGAAGAGATTGATATTTGGCCCGTGTTGCGCGAAGGGTTTCATTTTATCATCCCTCTTGCTACCCTTGTGGGACTGCTTGTTTATGGCTTTACGCCCACCTACGCAGCGGGCATTTCCATCATCGCCATCATCGCTTCTTCGTACCTTACTAAATACAAGCGCATGGGGATTAAAGAGATTTTAGAAGCGCTCTCTTTGGGCAGTCAAAACATGGTCATCACGGGCGTATTGCTTGTCTCGGTGGGCATCATCGTAGGGGTGATTAACATCTCAGGCATTGGCATTATCTTTTCTCAACTCATCATGGAATGGTCAGGAGGCAAGCTCATCATCGCCATGATTTTGGTCGCCCTTGCTTCTTTGGTGCTTGGCATGGGGCTTCCTGTAACGGCTTCGTATGTGGTCTTGGCTGTTCTCTCAGCGCCTGCGCTTGTGGGGCTCATGCTCTCCCCTGAACTTGCCATGTTGTTAAATGCGGGCCTTGAAGTACCCGAAGCGACCATGTACTTTTTGAGCGCGCACCTCATCATCTTTTGGCTCTCACAAGATTCTAACCTAACCCCACCCGTGTGTTTAGCGGCGTTTGCGGCGGCTGGCATCGCGGGTACCTCGCCCATGCGCACAGGCGTGATGTCATGGAAGCTTGGCAAAGGGCTTTACATTGTCCCGCTTTTGTTTGCTTTTACGCCTCTCATCACGGGCACATGGGCAGAAAGGGTGGAGATTTTCGCTTTTTCCCTTGGAGGACTAGCGGCTTTTGCCATTGCGGTAGAGGGATTCTGGGATGTGAAAACCACGTGGCTTGAGCGTTTGGTTTTTGCTGCGACAGCAGTGCTGCTATTTACACAAGACTCTTTGTATGGCATGTCAAGCCTTACGCCGTGGATTGAAAACGTACATATCCTTGGGGTTGGCCTCTTTGTTGGTATAATGGCACTTCATAAATTACGCGCACGAAAGGTCGTCTATGCTAGAAACCACCAAAGCTAA